A window of the Cucurbita pepo subsp. pepo cultivar mu-cu-16 chromosome LG01, ASM280686v2, whole genome shotgun sequence genome harbors these coding sequences:
- the LOC111796169 gene encoding nudix hydrolase 25, whose product MESLPSGYRPNVGVCLINSDSQVFVASRLNVPGAWQMPQGGIEDGEDLKLAAVRELKKETGVVSAEIVAEVPKWLTYDFPSAVKTKVNRLWGGQWHGQAQKWFLMRMTKDDSEINLDNDEADIEFAEWKWASPEEVIEQAVDYKRPTYEEVMKTFAAYLDGNKISTKCKSSKW is encoded by the exons ATGGAGTCTCTTCCTTCCGGTTACCGCCCCAACGTTGGCGTTTGTCTCATCAATTCTGATAGTCAG GTTTTTGTGGCTTCTAGACTGAATGTTCCAGGAGCGTGGCAGATGCCTCag GGAGGCATTGAGGATGGTGAAGACCTCAAATTGGCAGCTGTTAGGGAACTGAAAAAGGAAACTGGAGTAGTGTCTGCTGAGATCGTCGCCGAG GTACCCAAATGGTTGACTTACGACTTTCCTTCCGCTGTGAAGACGAAAGTCAATCGTCTCTGGGGCGGACAATGGCATGGACAGGCACAAAAATG GTTTCTTATGAGAATGACGAAAGACGACAGCGAGATTAACTTGGACAACGATGAAGCCGACATAGAATTTGCAGAGTGGAAATGGGCAAGCCCCGAAGAGGTTATCGAACAG GCTGTGGACTACAAGAGACCAACATATGAGGAAGTAATGAAGACTTTTGCAGCATACCTCGATGGAAACAAGATATCTACCAAATGTAAATCATCAAAGTGGTGA